A stretch of the Dioscorea cayenensis subsp. rotundata cultivar TDr96_F1 chromosome 4, TDr96_F1_v2_PseudoChromosome.rev07_lg8_w22 25.fasta, whole genome shotgun sequence genome encodes the following:
- the LOC120258124 gene encoding uncharacterized protein LOC120258124, translating into MPAVSLSKPIVSANLLFAARLPCSCPKSSLKFPSRSLRRNRGALVSSSSAPAAEEEEWLNRLPEKKKPLYCHSLPCIEAWLKSLGFSQSRDDRAVWNVEKPDWLAQLSLDVTDLYIRYLKSGPGNLEKDVERRFSYALSREDIENAILGGP; encoded by the exons ATGCCCGCGGTTTCACTGTCCAAACCCATCGTCTCCGCCAACCTTCTCTTCGCTGCACGCCTTCCGTGCTCCTGTCCCAAATCTTCCCTCAAATTCCCTTCTCGATCCCTTCGGAGAAATAGAGGAGCCCTCGTGTCCTCGTCGTCTGCACCAGCGGCTGAGGAAGAGGAGTGGCTGAACCGACTCCCTGAGAAGAAGAAACCGCTTTACTGTCACAGCCTTCCCTGCATTGAAGCCTGGCTCAAGAGTTTAGGGTTCTCTCAGAGCCGGGATGACCGCGCTGTGTGGAATGTTGAGAAGCCAGATTGGCTTGCTCAGCTTTCCCTCGATGTCACTGATCTCTACATCAG GTACCTGAAGAGTGGACCTGGCAATCTTGAGAAGGATGTGGAAAGGAGATTCAGTTATGCTTTAAGCAGAGAAGACATTGAGAATGCAATATTGGGTGGGCCATGA
- the LOC120258685 gene encoding protein MAIN-LIKE 2-like: MQYDSDELNATGTVTDIATISAAKPFLVVLPDATCPITTVAAMKFFLTFSPDATVTSSPTSPLSLPPTDSRSSAIHPSPHRLSLWRKKARVLDLRATERGEGKGSTQTHHFLRRRKKVKALMLRDGVWSFDLDFVGGGGGYVGDSASGETARSDHISSILSEKPDRVLRCRHVSIAEPPPQIIGLLREAGFYHAAQILNFRIDAALVSALVERWRTETHTFHLTCGETTITLEDVALLLGLPINGHEVIGQTSGLGSAVCAELLGVVPPAEQRKGQSITLTWLEETFGMLSYDAGQRQIECYARAYILRLIGCVLMPDMSQNRVHLKWLPLLRDFTEAGRYSWGSACLATLYRSLCRASNKDMKNISGYMILLQSWSWYRISSISPRTRGIVSFPLARR, encoded by the exons ATGCAGTATGATTCCGATGAA CTTAACGCCACCGGCACCGTCACCGACATCGCCACCATCAGCGCTGCGAAGCCCTTCCTCGTCGTCTTGCCTGACGCCACATGCCCCATCACCACTGTCGCTGCTATGAAGTTCTTCCTCACCTTCTCACCTGACGCCACCGTCACATCATCACCGACGTCGCCACTGTCACTACCACCAACAGACTCGAGATCATCAGCTATTCATCCCTCTCC ACATAGATTG AGCTTGTGGCGGAAAAAAGCTAGAGTTCTTGATCTCAGAGCCACAGAAAGAGGAGAGGGCAAGGGAAGTACTCAGACCCATCACTTTCTCAGGAGAAGGAAAAAGGTTAAAGCTTTGATGCTCCGCGATGGAGTTTGGAGCTTTGATCTCGACTTCGTTGGTGGCGGTGGCGGTTATGTCGGCGACAGTGCTTCTGGTGAGACGGCAAGG AGTGatcacatttcatccattttgtcggaaaag CCTGATCGGGTTCTTAGGTGTAGACATGTGTCTATCGCAGAGCCTCCTCCACAAATCATAGGCCTTTTAAGAGAAGCTGGGTTCTATCATGCggctcaaattcttaatttccgaattgatgccgctcttgtgagcgcattagtggagagatggCGGACTGAAACACACACATTCCACCTTACATGCGGTGAGACAACAATCACGTTGGAAGATGTGGCACTATTACTTGGCTTACCGATTAACGGCCACGAAGTCATCGGTCAGACTTCCGGCTTAGGAAGTGCTGTCTGTGCAGAGTTGCTCGGAGTGGTCCCACCGGCGGAGCAAAGGAAAGGTCAGAGTATAACTCTAACGTGGCTTGAGGAAACATTTGGCATGCTGTCATACGATGCAGGTCAACGACAGATAGAATGTTATGCACGTGCCTATATCCTAAGGCTTATCGGTTGTGTCCTCATGCCAGATATGTCTCAGAATAGGGTTCATCTGAAGTGGTTACCACTTCTGAGGGATTTTACAGAAGCAGGAAGATACAGTTGGGGTTCAGCATGTCTAGCAACCCTGTACAGGTCTTTATGCCGTGCATCCAACaaggatatgaaaaatatcagtGGATATATGATATTACTTCAATCATGGTCATGGTATAGGATTTCAAGTATATCCCCTCGAACCCGCGGTATTGTATCCTTTCCTCTGGCTCGTAGGTGA
- the LOC120258686 gene encoding uncharacterized protein LOC120258686, with amino-acid sequence MGAIGGFAHPIASEDSFGKLQTFRSLGREMSAPHAYHVYCIRHISANFMRRFRNKEMQRIVVNIGYSKTIQDFNYWYGLLQDNDEEATRWLDNIPREKWAQAFDKEGRRYGHMTTNLAECVNSVLKGTRNLPITAMVKSTYFRLAELFVRKGVQAQAQIASSLIFSESLMKVIQENQQAASSIYVRQFDHEEKSFMMLHFPCRHVLAACSHIHLHWEEYVDNVYRLQTVFNVYRKEFEPVSNERYWNPYNGPRLHPNITMRRPTKGRPKSTRIRNEMDIREDVQRKRCGLCRNEGHSR; translated from the exons ATGGGTGCAATTGGAGGGTTCGCGCATCCTATAGCAAGCGAAGACAGCTTTGGGAAATTACAAA CTTTTAGATCACTTGGCCGTGAGATGAGTGCTCCTCATGCATACCATGTTTATTGCATTAGACATATCTCGGCCAATTTCATGCGTCGTTtcagaaacaaagaaatgcaaCGGATAGTTGTCAATATTG GTTATTCGaaaaccattcaagattttaactacTGGTATGGTTTACTACAGGACAACGATGAAGAGGCGACGAGATGGTTGGATAACATACCGCGGGAGAAGTGGGCTCAAGCGTTCGATAAAGAAGGGAGAAGATATGGTCACATGACAACCAACCTCGCAGAATGTGTTAATTCAGTGCTTAAGGGAACAAGAAACCTTCCTATAACAGCTATGGTTAAATCAACGTACTTCCGACTTGCGGAGTTATTTGTGAGGAAAGGTGTGCAGGCGCAAGCTCAGATCGCATCAAGCCTTATCTTCTCAGAATCACTAATGaaggtaatccaagaaaatcaacaagcagCGTCCAGCATTTACGTTCGTCAATTTGACCATGAAGAGAAGTCATTCATG ATGCTGCATTTTCCATGTCGACATGTCCTTGCAGCATGCTCGCATATTCATCTACATTGGGAGGAGTATGTTGACAACGTGTATAGGCTTCAAAcagtttttaatgtatatcgTAAAGAGTTTGAGCCAGTATCAAATGAGAGATATTGGAACCCATATAATGGTCCACGTCTACATCCTAATATTACGATGAGAAGACCGACGAAAGGAAGACCAAAATCTACAAGGATTCGTAACGAGATGGATATTAGGGAAGATGTTCAACGAAAACGTTGTGGTTTATGTCGCAACGAAGGACATAGTCGCTGA